One window from the genome of Pseudonocardia hierapolitana encodes:
- a CDS encoding benzoate/H(+) symporter BenE family transporter: MRLQPVLAGVVTALVGFSSAFAVVLTGLRAAGADERQAASGLLVLCLMCGLVALVLGLRHRIPISIAWSTPGAALLISSGPPAGGFPAAVGAFLVCGGLVVVAGLVPAVGRLISLIPVPIASAMLAGVLVELCLAPVRALAEVPLLAAPVIAVWALVGRFARKWAVPAALAVAAVAIWLTGPGLGDVALAPALVWTTPAFDLATVVGVGIPLFLVTMASQNVPGAAVLAQYGYTAPMRPILTTTGLATIVCAPFGGHAVNLAAISAALAAGPDAHPDPRRRWLAAVTAGIGLAALGLGAGLATALLVLSPPVLIEAVAGLALLGALAAALSSAVSEPGSREAAAITFVVTAAGVGFLGIGAAFWGLLAGAAMTLLHRPRRPAEERVSSPAGGPPARR; the protein is encoded by the coding sequence GTGCGCCTGCAACCCGTGCTCGCCGGCGTCGTGACGGCGCTGGTCGGCTTCTCCAGCGCGTTCGCCGTGGTGCTCACGGGGTTGCGCGCTGCGGGTGCCGACGAACGGCAGGCGGCATCCGGCCTGCTGGTGCTGTGCCTCATGTGCGGGCTGGTGGCCCTCGTGCTGGGGCTGCGGCACCGGATCCCGATCAGCATCGCCTGGTCCACGCCGGGCGCGGCACTGCTGATCTCGTCGGGCCCGCCGGCAGGCGGGTTCCCCGCGGCCGTCGGGGCGTTCCTGGTGTGCGGCGGGCTCGTCGTGGTGGCCGGACTCGTGCCGGCGGTCGGGCGGCTGATCTCGCTGATCCCGGTGCCGATCGCGAGCGCGATGCTGGCGGGCGTGCTCGTGGAGCTCTGCCTCGCTCCTGTGCGGGCACTGGCCGAGGTTCCGCTCCTCGCCGCGCCGGTGATCGCGGTCTGGGCGCTCGTCGGGCGGTTCGCCCGGAAGTGGGCGGTGCCGGCCGCGCTCGCGGTGGCGGCCGTAGCGATCTGGCTGACCGGCCCGGGGCTCGGCGACGTGGCGCTCGCTCCCGCACTCGTGTGGACCACGCCGGCGTTCGATCTCGCGACGGTCGTCGGTGTCGGCATCCCGCTCTTCCTCGTCACGATGGCCTCGCAGAACGTGCCCGGCGCCGCCGTGCTCGCCCAGTACGGCTACACGGCGCCGATGCGCCCGATCCTGACGACCACCGGCCTGGCGACGATCGTCTGCGCCCCGTTCGGCGGGCACGCGGTGAACCTCGCGGCGATCAGCGCCGCGCTCGCGGCAGGCCCGGACGCCCACCCGGACCCGCGGCGGCGGTGGCTCGCGGCGGTGACGGCGGGCATCGGCCTCGCGGCACTCGGGCTCGGCGCCGGCCTCGCGACGGCACTGCTCGTGCTCTCCCCTCCGGTGCTGATCGAGGCGGTCGCCGGGCTCGCCCTGCTGGGTGCGCTGGCTGCGGCGCTCTCGTCGGCGGTGTCCGAGCCGGGCAGCCGCGAGGCCGCCGCCATCACGTTCGTGGTGACGGCGGCGGGCGTCGGCTTCCTGGGCATCGGCGCGGCGTTCTGGGGCCTGCTCGCCGGCGCGGCCATGACGCTGCTCCACCGGCCGCGCCGTCCGGCCGAGGAGCGGGTCAGCTCACCAGCTGGTGGTCCACCGGCGCGCCGGTGA